One genomic segment of Pseudorca crassidens isolate mPseCra1 chromosome X, mPseCra1.hap1, whole genome shotgun sequence includes these proteins:
- the TCEAL4 gene encoding transcription elongation factor A protein-like 4, with amino-acid sequence MEKLCSENEGKPENQGKMENKGQPPDAGKPGVACTVEDKEKLENKGRIDLKGKTEDEEVLKDKEKPDSEAKPKEGKPVSEGKPKEGKPESEGKPVSEGKPKEEKPASEPRAAGKRPAGDDVPRKAKRKTNKGLAQCLKEYKEAIHDMHLSNEEMIREFDEMARVEDEVKKTRQKLGGFMWMQKSLQDPFHPRGPRELRGGCRAPQRGFEDIPFV; translated from the coding sequence ATGGAAAAACTCTGCAGTGAAAATGAAGGAAAGCCTGAGAACCAAGGCAAGATGGAAAACAAAGGACAGCCACCGGATGCGGGAAAGCCAGGAGTAGCTTGTACTGTGGAAGACAAGGAAAAGTTAGAAAACAAGGGAAGGATAGATCTCAAGGGAAAGACAGAAGATGAGGAAGTACTAAAGGATAAAGAAAAGCCAGACAGTGAGGCAAAGCCAAAAGAAGGAAAGCCAGTGAGTGAGGGAAAaccaaaagaaggaaaaccagaGAGTGAGGGAAAGCCAGTGAGCGAGGGaaagccaaaagaagaaaagccagCCAGCGAACCAAGGGCTGCAGGAAAGCGCCCAGCTGGGGATGATGTACCCAGGAAGgccaaaagaaaaaccaacaagGGGCTGGCTCAGTGTCTCAAGGAATACAAGGAGGCCATACACGATATGCATTTGAGCAATGAAGAGATGATAAGAGAATTTGACGAGATGGCCAGGGTGGAGGATGAGGTGAAGAAAACCAGACAGAAATTGGGGGGGTTTATGTGGATGCAAAAAAGTTTACAGGACCCCTTCCACCCGAGGGGCCCAAGGGAACTCAGGGGTGGCTGCAGGGCCCCACAAAGGGGCTTTGAAGACATTCCTTTTGTGTAG